One segment of Verrucomicrobiia bacterium DNA contains the following:
- the gspM gene encoding type II secretion system protein GspM: MNRLFDQLNLRPQERRLVMLAMVVLFLVINLWLVFPRFDDWRELRQKLSTAQETYERRAAEVAKLPQYKAKLEQLQSEGQFIPPEDQSTSLMEIISREAALANISLSKIAPGGGGPIPNNPFFEEQRVTLNGVAAEGDLVNFLRNLGNHPALLRVRDMTLKPDASGSKLAVDLTIAGNYPKKAGPRPKPGFRTPTNLPQS; the protein is encoded by the coding sequence ATGAACCGGCTGTTTGATCAACTGAATTTGCGGCCGCAGGAGCGCCGGCTGGTGATGCTGGCGATGGTGGTGCTGTTTTTGGTGATCAACCTGTGGCTGGTGTTTCCGCGGTTTGATGACTGGCGGGAGCTGCGGCAGAAACTGAGCACGGCCCAGGAGACTTACGAGCGGCGGGCGGCGGAGGTGGCGAAACTGCCGCAGTACAAGGCGAAGCTGGAGCAGCTCCAGAGCGAAGGGCAGTTCATCCCGCCCGAGGATCAGAGCACCTCGTTGATGGAGATCATCAGCCGCGAGGCGGCGCTGGCCAACATCAGTCTGAGCAAGATTGCGCCGGGGGGCGGGGGGCCGATCCCCAACAATCCCTTTTTTGAGGAGCAGCGGGTGACCCTGAACGGCGTGGCGGCGGAGGGGGATTTGGTGAATTTTCTGCGCAACCTGGGCAATCATCCGGCGCTGCTGCGGGTGCGGGACATGACGCTGAAACCTGACGCCAGCGGCAGCAAGCTGGCGGTGGATTTGACCATCGCGGGCAATTATCCCAAGAAGGCCGGGCCGCGGCCGAAGCCGGGCTTTCGCACGCCCACGAATCTTCCGCAAAGTTAA